The sequence below is a genomic window from Schistocerca nitens isolate TAMUIC-IGC-003100 chromosome 4, iqSchNite1.1, whole genome shotgun sequence.
TGTCAGTAGCGTGAAAAAGCcatggcattgcattggtttgcccatatctggccttgtccaaggaagaCAATGTTAAATGTCCTCATAGTTTGATGTGTAAGAcggttagggctgtagtttgtagcttatacaatgaatcaaagcaataatgaaacttcacttataagatttgcagactaaggtatgcagaataatgtaaattgttaagaACTTCGTTtaatttatccagctaatgtgaaacagaacaaggaaaagaaattaaacaatgaatcacatctacttaatatttatgttaagatttattgggatgtttgaatgaattttgtttgccgtgtcttctggcggcatgaaagaaaccagcttggagctgttagcaaGTGTGCAGCACACACGTAGGTGCAGAGTAGCACATCAGCGGTTATGTGAGATGGCGTGTAGCCGCAAGagaccggccgctattgtagtgaCAAATATCTcgcgcttagcgtgtacaagaaacaacgatgaattagaaattgctaatcatCTTGAATAAGAGGTTTAAAAAAGCTGTTAATTATATAAAATGATGTTAagtgcattgtagtctgtcatatgTGGAGGATAGgccagtaatttgcggtttgtttttgtaactactcggacgTGCTGCGTGTCAAGACGCTGGAGGCAGCAGcacacgtggtgataagatacgtcattgcgcggagcgctgttactggctgagaaacaaTGATGGGGGCTGGCCAGCTCTTGGCGAGGAGAGGGGAGGTGCAAGGAGGAGACAGCGCTGAAGAGTGGAGGGGAGGCGGGGAGGCAACAGCTGATGTGTttccccgccaacagctggtcccatAAACAAAGCATATGAGGtgtatgcatttcaagtcctggctttttctgttctgattacttacggttagctgcagcaaatacataaCTACGAtgtatagtacaatacactagacatcaacataacaagtataaagaaaaactcggagtaaaaACACTCCACGTCTACTGGTTTGCCAGATAGatgacattgaagaatattattcggagttcaaatgattcaaatggctctgagcactatgggacttaacagctgaggtcatcagtcccctagaacttagaactacttaaacctaactaacctaacaacatcacacacatccatgcccaaggcaggattcaaacctgcgaccgtagcggtcgcgcaattccagactgaagcacctagaaccgctcggccactccggccagcatatTCGGAGTTAGCAGTCGTGGTACTGCCAACActaagtgtaatggttgcatttgaagcaagtcagttgcgtgacgtctaatgcgtggcattgcttgcaaaacataaaacataatcttacatataaaaatgagcaaaaatacaggACAAGACTGGAAactgacaattgagaatggctgggaactccgtggtggccaggcacgtcttgcttccaagtccctggagaaaatgacttaaactaagctgcaataaaacataacataaaacactaattaggcgtgattaatcatgCGATCTTAAACCATAAGGGTGTTGATTCCGCAAAGCGTACCGaggacaaccctgtggaggtaatctcctccactttttcttttgtctttgttccacttgaggtggaggtgacagaagcagatcgggggctgcgacctgaTGTGGTGACACAGCTCTACTGTGGTAAAGTTGCAGGcagtcaaagtgcactatcaccgtacagtcggttaattgcagttctgcattgactggtgaggtcaaccgtacaatccgatacagGGCTTCAAAGCAGgaagagaactttttagttcgtccatttttgattgccgggtttcgtaataacactaaatcacctgttagataagtcggtaaaacagcatttttgttctgcctgtgcaactgtttattagtagctttgatattattcctctttacgttataccagatcgcttttagacagcgggctaaaccttttacttcctttatttcaaatggcgaattcatcggccgtccaaacacagcttcgtaaggggtatactcCATGGATTCATGTATtcaggtgttgtatgcagaagaaatatatggtacatatctgtcccaatcagtatacatttttgcaacataataggataacattttacaaattgcacGGTGTACGAGTTCAACACGACCGTTGGCTTTAgaatggaagggagttgtacgccattttttgattcttagcaatttacaaacttgtacaaatagagcagacatgaaattggttccttgatctgtTAAAATGGCATtgggacttccaaaaggtagtatcacctgatttacaaactctctcgccacagtttcagctgtcatgttgGCGAGGGGatccaaaattagataacgtgaaaagtgatcaataacagacaaaatgtattttttacctttttgCGACTGTGGAAAAGTACCTAGGATATCTAAATCAAGAATTTTGAAGGGTGAAGATGCCCGAGGAAGTGTTTGCAGTGGCACTCacggatgcctattttgtgctcgttgtgcacatggcaggcaagatcttacatacctgtctaCGTCACGTTGTCGGTACTGCTACCAATAATGTGTCTCAATTCGAGCATTCGTAGCGCGTTTTCCACTGTCACATGCTTGTATTGTATCATACGCTGCTGCAAGCATTCcagtattaccaaacgatttccatggggagtttttcgatacaaaaggtcgtctattacttcaaattctggcaaggtggcgtatctttgacattgaacgtccacctgctgggcttcttttaactcttcaattgatacctcatccgattgaatgacacgcacttttctacgtaacgcatcagcattttgatgcaaccgacgaGGCTTGTGccaaacttcaaaatcatattctgacaatttCATGGCCCAGCAcctaagtttgctgctagggtccttaagattcaataaccactgcagagcagagtgatcggtaagaactgtaaacttgcgaccataaaggtgacatctaaaataattaattccaaaaagaagggcaagcaattccttttctgtagtactgtaattagtgtctgctttcttcagttgacaagaggcatacccaacgggtttttcctcaccatcttgcacttggcttaggacacatcctacagcaaaatcagatacgtcacaagataaaataaaaggttcagtgaAGTCTGGGTAAATAAGTACAGgtgaaggttaggttaggttatgttaggttaggttaggtaggttaaaaGGCGGATGAACATTCATCCGGCCacacaaaaggagtatcctttttcaacaatttagtaagaggtttggtaatagtagcataatctttaacaaaatggcggtaataatttgcaagaccaaggaaggattgtaattcctttaaatttgttggaagaggaaaagtgtctactgcttcagttagtcgtggatctggcttgactccgctggaactgatgacatgacctaaatactgcacttgtgattgaacaaaagaaaatttttctaattttaagcttaaattagcattttgaaattgcaacagtacactgcgtagatgtggcttttgaaaatataattatatcatcaagatatacaaggcacatagtaggtttcaacccacataatagcagatctgcaaatcgctgaaaggtttcTGGCgtgttgcgaagcccgaaaggcatccttaagaattcatataagccaccaggaactacaaaagctgtcttagctcgatcttgaggagcaattggaatttgatgatacccactgcgcatgtctaatgttgtaaaGTACtggcaattgcccagacgatcgagtgtgTCTTGGATACGGGGTAATGGATAATGGTCTGGGGTAGTAACCTTGTTTATTGCTCACATGTCTCCACAGAGGCAATAGGATTTTTCTCcatctatagatttctttggaacgactacaattgagctaaaccacgcactagaagagggttgtattattcctgcttctagttgctgttgtatagtttcctctaccactgactggaGATGGTAGGGAATTTGGTACCCTTtctgagctattggcctagcatttccagttggaatctcatgttggattagatctgttgctggtaaatatttcctgttctcgaacaaccatgaatactcattcagtatttcatttattagcttttgttcatgcagtgataggtgactaagcttagctttaaacttatctgtcagatgttacatgattgtcaaaaggtgttgaaaggtggcagcagtctttttctttttctttttctttttcagagaaggggctttcattggcaactcatcttctgtgataacttGTAAGCTGTCTAATACTGTACCATgtggtattaaagcttgcttgtgtctaaacacacgggtacgcagttttctttctgtacttgctgcgctttgcacaggctacgttttacatGGACCTgaatctggtcaagagtttcattctggcagagtggatgtaccaagaaatgaacctcttcagaTTCACATATCCcaacaggcacccaaaggatctttcctgtgccttctggtatctccacgggattatcggcttttagcatcgttatgggagactccgaaacttgggaaacggatccttttttcccagctttGCTcacccgcaacgtgcagtcacgtccaaaacagtgcacgttgtcgccgagttggatggtatttaacctatagtcaataactccttggaaatgacgcagaaagtcacttcccaggatgatgtcgtaatacATGCAtctgttccgtacaacctccatcgtaaaagcatattctgtggagtccaacatgaactcaacgcaacagctgccatcaggtttcactatgccgggaccaataccactgatatggtaccacggcagttgcaatgttcttttatctctcttcaaTAAAAATGACTAGCTGATCTGTGCACCTGTGTCATTTAGCATGCGTATTGGTTTgtggcctctaacaccatcgacaaccacccTTCCCACCTGCGTGATTCCCTTATAAGTTAGTGGGGTCATTATTTTTAGCGGGGGctgggaggggtggcacttcctgccctgCGGCTGTTTCCTGAATTCTGTGGGTGGTTTGCATTTcacctggaatttgcaggcggttgtggcctactattagGACAATGCAcactttggtgacccatgttcctgcaccgatgacaatatggcacgtgacattgctctgccacatgtccttgtctattacagcacCCACACTTAGTGTCATTCGAAATGACACGTTGGGGCTCGCTTTGCCACGcagagacggccacaaatcggctcgcctcctctgTCAAGAGCACTAATTGCATGGCTTCGTGTAAGATGCagggggaagctaccttgattcgccccctatttgagggtttatgccacgaataaataCGTCTATCACACAACATTCTGCTTCTTCCAACAGAACCTCATTACAAGCAGAATTGGCACTTAGTGTGTAtgtgtggcatgcgacgcttctaatcTTGTCCAcgaatgcttctaaatcctcacccgttttttgcttaagggtgtAAAGCAAGTCGcaatagtaactagtaccacgtttgtctgtatacatttcaatcaaccctgttgaaaggaactggaaggtaggggcatttttcaagctctcaaCCAACTGCAGATAATTCCGTGCTTcaccggtgagtttcattttcatcatgctTAAGAGAAATTCATttggccaaccgcaaagctttctaatgtcctggatattctggacaagcgtttgaatattctcgtgcggctttccagcgaacgccagAATAAATGCTACTGCTggaaagctctgcaccaaagtagaagtggctactgccacaggtgattctgcactagtgagtggtggagtcACCTGCTTCGGCTATTCCTCCACTAGCACTTGGGTAGCAACATTAGATTGTGGAGACACCATTTGAAGatcatctatctgttgcttaagctctgcattagttaaaattaattgatttatctGGGTCTGCAGTGCCGAGAGGGGATCTTTATCCTCTCTGGCTGCTCCTACCTCCAATTGCTGCCTGGTGGTCTGCATGTTAAAATAGTGTGGGCATCGCGACCACCGTAGTGtcgctagcgacttacattatttggtggcgtgcagacgacAGATGGTAGCGGTGTCGACGAGCGTTGGCAGGTGCATTGATCACGTGCGGGGGCAGCAGGCGGCAGGTGATGGCACGGACAGCGGCGGTGGCGGTGTCAGCGAGTGTGACTGTATCGCAGACCCTCCTTGGCTCATGTCCGACGGCGAACTGCGTCGTGCTTGTGGTGCACTAGTGCGCAGCCACGCACATTCGGCAACACAGGCAACCGGCTAGCTAGTACGCACATGGCACGCTGCAGCCTTGCCACATTTGGTCTAGTTTCCTTTACTTgctcagcctcggcccctttgtcgtactcatactcaactgatgaggttattttacaaccgtaaggtgggtcgcatcccacttctgaTGCCACTCGTTCatcaggatagaggtcaggagcggtGGGCGTTGTGATAATTAAAAGTAATCAAGCTGGAATGGACCCTGTTTATTCATGTAATGATGGTACATGAGTGCCTACGAAGGGCTGAGCTGCCCCAAGAGGGGTTGCTGTCTGTTTATCAGGAGGTTTgaggagagaggcagaggctagaggagcgactactcggggccgaggtctgaagctaagagagcacggagctgtttccaagccaccCTCatcgctcccggccgcgtccccacatGATCACACGACTAGTCTTTGATTGGAGGGTTGATTCCACCAACGGGCCTTGCTAGTGGCGTACcctcgtcagcgcaaccaacccgtgggactagcgtctgaccgaggagcacgtggcaggaatgtgccgaaaatggtcttccggccagcatctttcaccacagtatgcccaagccagcTACAGCTgtacattatgaatggaaaaattatttaataaaattttattggctATTATCCCTCTTGGGGGGGGATCTCCTCCCTCCGCAGTGACATCACTGGTGGGCCTCCATTTGGGTGGCTGATTGAATCATGCAATACACAGATATGTGGGGCATTTAGAAATGAAAGTGCTCTGATACTGaaatgcatgggaatgtgagggcacacAAACATACTTAAACTTACATTTATTTCTGAATAATTGTAGATTCACAAATCAGGATGCATAAGAATGTGTTTTTGTTTTCCTCCTTTCTTCATATGTAATGAAATTTCATTAGCAATATGTTTTTTCAACTTGTATGACTTTTACTATTGAATGACACATGCTCACTGTAATCAAGACTATGCTGTTGCAGGTTATTAAGAAATGTTACAACTGTGAATCTCCTCCCGTATATTCACAATGGGGAACAACTTTGCCACACTCCCATCTTGCAGGGGTTCCACAACAGCTGATAATTtgtgtgaactgaattcaaactaCTTGTCATTAAGAcaatgaacaatgttctgaaagctCATAGTACTTTTATACATTTTAGGTGAGATAGTAAGAGTTCCTGCAAGTGGAAGTGACAAAGAGCAAATACTTATACCACTGAAAGAATTCATGAAAAAACAAGATGAGTTAACCAAAAAAGATGAGATGATTGATGCATTACAGAAAAAGGTAAGATATAAAACATTATCATGTGTGGTAATTTGTAAGCCAACAATATGAAAAGGTAGAGAgccacatagaggaggcactgagtggTAGACGGGCATAATGAAAAAGACGGCTACGTATAATTCAGGTACTGGATTAAGTCCTTTGgaccaaatcaaacaatggaaagtccaagaTGAAGTAAGAACAATATGGAAGGGATTGATGGCTACTCACCAGATAGTGGAAGTGTTGAATagaagacaggcacaatgaaaaataaggctagaaatattttgtgtgtgagtTTTGTTGTGTTCATCTGATGAAAGTCTTAGTCCAGTAGCTGAATGACATCTTAGCACTCTTTTTCCTTGTGCCTGTCTATCACTCAACACATCAACACCTCCCATATCAATCCTTTTCAAAttgttaaacaatgaaaaattgtaagtagcaactatccttttcataatattgttacttttcaAACAGTTATTATTCCATCCCAGTTTTCCCATTGTTTTTGAAAGCTATTTACTGCTTGGATTTACATACAGTGTTACTTAAAACTCATTCATTTTACTGTTACCAACAAGATCATGAAACATTCTTTATGGATAATGGATACTTTTGGATTACTAACATGGAAGGCCACAGAGCATATCCTTGATATTTGTTTTTTATCACACTGCTTTATATATTGTTCTTTGGTTCAATAAAGTGATCTTGAATTTGAAATTGCTAAAATTacattcaatgtgtgtgtgtgtgtgggggggggggggggggggggggagagataaacAGCTGCACATGcatacatctacatgtacacgCGCAGTCATACCCTGCTGCCATGTCTTTAGGTAGGATACTGAAGTGGGACACCAATCTGCACAAGTTTTTGCTTGTATTTCtcaatgtggaatgagtcaattcACTTGTAAATATGGTTACAAGCCAAATATTtataagtttattattattattaatatacagatgtgagttagtaattcctacccaacaccttttacacattacaataatagaaattcttctacagaacaggAGAAACTATTAAGGACAAACTTCATCTgtttatttgcaaattttactttggtgtctgtaagacattttatatcagtgggtaagtg
It includes:
- the LOC126252082 gene encoding uncharacterized protein LOC126252082 isoform X1, with amino-acid sequence MLVLYHTLLQAFQYYQTISMGSFSIQKVVYYFKFWQGEIVRVPASGSDKEQILIPLKEFMKKQDELTKKDEMIDALQKKIHRSQGQHSHSTHQRVSSQHHGLSPWRRSLSLFHLLSFYRWSWTCPRCSS
- the LOC126252082 gene encoding uncharacterized protein LOC126252082 isoform X2 — protein: MLVLYHTLLQAFQYYQTISMGSFSIQKVVYYFKFWQGEIVRVPASGSDKEQILIPLKEFMKKQDELTKKDEMIDALQKKLSHLENLLELKNQRINELSTELQHYQQETEHTA